DNA sequence from the Pedobacter sp. W3I1 genome:
TCATAAACATGAATGGTGCCACAGTACACACCAAACAAAAAGAATTAAGTTATGCCCCAACAGGTGCTGGCAATAAAGATTGGGCAACCCTGTACGTACCACCAACTAAAGATTACAAGATTACCCTGCCCGATGGAACAGAAGTCTGGATGAATTCTGCTTCCAGCCTACGTTTCCCCAATAGCTTCGATAAAAAAATAAGGCAAGTCTATTTAACTGGAGAAGCTTATTTTAAAGTGGCCCACAATCCAAATCTTGAATTTATTGTACATACCGAATTTACCGATATCAAGGCTCATGGTACTTCTTTCAATGTGAACGCCTACGATTTAAAAAGCTTTGCGACATCCTTAGTAACAGGATCAGTTTCGGCCATAAAAGGAAATGAGTCCATTAAGTTAAAGCCAAACCAACAAGTAAGCTATAACAGCGGTAAACTCACTATCAAAACTTTTGATTCCCAGGAAGTACTGTCCTGGCGGAACGGCACTTATTATTTCCACAATAAGTCCCTGGCGGAAATTGCACAGGTACTCAGCCGTTGGTACGATGTAAAAATCAACTGGAAATCCCCTGCTGTATCCGAACAGACCTTTACCGGTGAAATCGACAAGAAACTTCCGCTGGGTGTTGTGCTATCAAATTTAGAGTTATCTTCAGGCATAAAGGCTAAACTGGAAAGCGGAATATTAACATTCAGATAATTTTTTCAGGTTCCGTTCACCCATTTTGGTTACAGTTGCATCTTAAGGGAAACCAATATAAACTTTAACTGTTATGAACAAAAACCTTACCCGACCGGGCCGGATTTCATTACCGGTTGCATTCATGCTGCTGTTCATCCTCATTACAGGGGCAAGTCCCCAAACACTGGGCAGGATCAGTATTGAAGGCAAAAACATCACCATTGCTTCTGTATTCAGAACAATCAAAAAACAAACCGGCCTCACTGTTTTTTACAGCAACAAGCTCCTGGATGATGCTGAAAAAATTTCTGTCAATTTCAAACAAGCAGAA
Encoded proteins:
- a CDS encoding FecR family protein, coding for MEYNEDFIKGLLFEKIAGTISEGDDFIAEKAILANPDTREFWEELKSKMKRPGTASFLSGLDETKAWENVEPHLPEIPVRSFYERNRRYISVAAMLLIGLPLVWYFFNKQQLTSQEKGTVQQQVYLRTDNGKIIELTAGRIINMNGATVHTKQKELSYAPTGAGNKDWATLYVPPTKDYKITLPDGTEVWMNSASSLRFPNSFDKKIRQVYLTGEAYFKVAHNPNLEFIVHTEFTDIKAHGTSFNVNAYDLKSFATSLVTGSVSAIKGNESIKLKPNQQVSYNSGKLTIKTFDSQEVLSWRNGTYYFHNKSLAEIAQVLSRWYDVKINWKSPAVSEQTFTGEIDKKLPLGVVLSNLELSSGIKAKLESGILTFR